Proteins encoded by one window of Litoribacterium kuwaitense:
- a CDS encoding MBL fold metallo-hydrolase, with amino-acid sequence MSYQTLSLGLLGTNAYVLTKDNTHLIIDPGDEPERLSQELSGDVAAIILTHAHWDHIGAVQPMLEQHESIPLYVHAHEESWLFDAAKNGSAKMGVPEVSIREGAPIHTLKQGKLSIGPFDFLVLETPGHSPGSCSFYWEEENVVFAGDALFKGSVGRTDLYGGNGEQLLQSIQQQLLTLPKQTVVAPGHGPQTTIEEEMTTNPFL; translated from the coding sequence ATGTCCTATCAAACATTGTCTTTAGGATTATTGGGGACCAATGCGTATGTGCTGACGAAAGATAACACACATCTCATTATCGATCCCGGTGATGAACCAGAGCGTCTTTCTCAAGAGCTCTCAGGGGATGTTGCAGCGATTATCCTGACTCATGCTCATTGGGATCATATTGGCGCAGTTCAGCCGATGCTTGAACAACATGAATCAATTCCTTTATATGTGCATGCTCATGAGGAGTCATGGCTTTTTGATGCTGCTAAAAATGGGTCCGCAAAAATGGGTGTTCCTGAAGTTAGTATTCGCGAAGGTGCACCAATCCATACGTTAAAACAGGGGAAATTATCTATCGGTCCATTTGATTTTCTCGTTTTAGAGACGCCAGGCCATTCACCTGGTAGCTGCTCATTTTATTGGGAAGAGGAAAATGTTGTTTTTGCAGGAGATGCTTTGTTTAAAGGAAGTGTCGGGCGCACCGATCTATACGGGGGAAATGGCGAGCAGCTCTTACAAAGTATTCAACAACAATTGCTCACTTTACCTAAACAAACTGTTGTCGCACCAGGACACGGGCCGCAGACGACAATTGAAGAAGAAATGACAACCAACCCTTTTTTATAA
- a CDS encoding YqgU-like beta propeller domain-containing protein has translation MKMLKGVLLFCLILLVSCNQASSLGQASVSAKSLELKQVGINGLVTLERTDDEAWEFIQWKNNAELYFLKREPEKTTIVLYHLHTGSQKVLYATTDIVSAAQYERSQQRFALHTSQTGTDSTLLIIDSDGNVLNKKTAQANDLYIALNPMNASTMVISSFNRDWSFNTEVWNYDTDEVMKVDTASPFVKWINASSLMYQNAEDNSLHVVEKEAHSDIPLQAAVKDFYIDAPNVALLLERESRLMIGIYKIVEGIFQEQAMIPWKGDSFFLPPLQFHPEKNQFFVMQNRMEQSMLHTYRLSDGESLQEVQLPMNHRLDVSPNGEWAIVHSYDQATIVRLRSSETKEIL, from the coding sequence ATGAAAATGTTGAAAGGGGTCTTGCTTTTTTGCCTAATCTTATTGGTGAGCTGTAATCAAGCGTCATCCCTTGGTCAAGCAAGTGTCAGTGCGAAAAGCTTAGAATTAAAGCAGGTCGGTATCAATGGCCTTGTCACTTTAGAAAGGACAGATGATGAGGCTTGGGAATTTATTCAATGGAAAAATAACGCGGAATTATATTTCTTAAAAAGGGAGCCTGAGAAGACCACGATCGTGCTTTATCATTTACATACCGGCTCGCAAAAAGTGTTATATGCGACAACGGATATTGTCAGTGCTGCCCAATATGAGCGAAGCCAGCAAAGGTTTGCTCTTCATACAAGCCAAACAGGGACAGACAGCACATTGTTAATCATCGATTCGGACGGCAACGTGTTAAATAAAAAAACAGCACAGGCCAATGACCTGTATATTGCGTTAAACCCTATGAATGCCTCGACTATGGTCATCTCTTCATTTAATCGAGACTGGAGCTTTAACACAGAAGTATGGAACTACGATACGGATGAGGTTATGAAAGTGGATACGGCCTCACCATTTGTCAAATGGATTAATGCATCTTCACTCATGTACCAAAATGCTGAAGACAATTCGCTTCATGTCGTTGAGAAAGAAGCGCATTCGGACATTCCCTTGCAAGCAGCTGTGAAGGATTTTTATATTGATGCACCAAATGTAGCCTTACTCCTAGAGCGTGAGTCTCGTCTCATGATCGGTATATATAAGATCGTAGAAGGCATTTTTCAAGAACAAGCGATGATTCCGTGGAAGGGAGACAGCTTTTTTTTGCCACCGTTGCAATTTCATCCGGAAAAAAACCAATTTTTTGTCATGCAAAATCGTATGGAGCAATCAATGTTACATACGTATCGTTTAAGCGATGGTGAGTCGCTGCAGGAGGTTCAATTGCCGATGAATCATCGTCTCGATGTATCGCCGAATGGTGAGTGGGCTATCGTACATTCTTACGATCAGGCAACGATTGTTCGCTTACGATCTAGCGAGACGAAGGAGATTTTGTAG
- a CDS encoding FAD-dependent oxidoreductase, translating into MPQQSINIVGGGVIGLSIAFEARRRGYDVRIFEKSAFGGQASGAAAGMLAPYAEVEEDPDDFFVLCQDSLRLFPDWKDDIQSVSEQPFEYTASGSLTVFFMKPISWLLKRRWNGKVALVLKQNGGTII; encoded by the coding sequence ATGCCGCAGCAATCGATCAACATTGTAGGCGGAGGAGTCATCGGCCTTTCCATTGCTTTTGAAGCAAGACGACGAGGGTACGACGTCCGTATTTTTGAAAAATCCGCCTTTGGTGGTCAAGCATCCGGAGCGGCAGCTGGAATGCTGGCACCATATGCGGAGGTTGAAGAGGACCCAGATGATTTTTTTGTCTTATGTCAGGATAGTTTGCGTCTGTTCCCTGATTGGAAAGACGATATTCAATCCGTCAGCGAACAGCCATTTGAATATACTGCTAGCGGCAGCTTAACGGTTTTTTTCATGAAGCCGATCAGCTGGCTGCTGAAACGACGATGGAATGGCAAAGTAGCTTTGGTGTTGAAGCAGAATGGTGGGACCATCATCTAG
- a CDS encoding thiazole synthase: MNQSWTIGGKTLTSRIFLGTGRFPNPFVQNEAIEASEANVLTFAVRRVNVENPHEDAILQHLDRPFVYLPNTSGATNAEEAIRIAKLARASGLSDWIKVEISVQDRTLMPDPIETLKATRILVEEGFKVFPYTSDDPVLAQRLEEAGATAVMPGGSPIGTGLGLLNPYNLQQICETLTVPVVIDAGIGSATDATSAMELGASAVLINTAIARAQNPAAMATAMKHAVMAGYTARRAGRIPKKQYATESSPIHGRLS; encoded by the coding sequence ATGAATCAATCATGGACGATTGGGGGGAAGACGCTCACTTCACGAATTTTTCTTGGGACTGGGCGATTTCCGAACCCGTTTGTACAAAATGAAGCCATTGAAGCATCAGAAGCTAACGTGCTAACGTTTGCCGTTCGGCGTGTCAATGTCGAAAATCCGCATGAAGATGCTATTTTACAACATTTAGATCGGCCGTTTGTCTACTTACCAAACACTTCTGGGGCGACAAATGCCGAAGAAGCGATTCGAATCGCAAAATTAGCGAGAGCGAGCGGGCTAAGCGATTGGATCAAAGTAGAAATTAGCGTTCAAGACCGAACGTTAATGCCTGACCCGATTGAAACCCTGAAAGCGACAAGGATACTTGTTGAGGAAGGTTTTAAAGTCTTTCCTTATACGTCCGACGATCCTGTGCTTGCCCAACGATTAGAAGAAGCCGGGGCGACAGCTGTTATGCCAGGTGGGTCACCGATAGGAACAGGCTTAGGGTTATTAAATCCATACAACCTACAGCAAATTTGTGAAACATTAACTGTTCCGGTCGTGATTGATGCTGGTATTGGCTCTGCTACAGATGCAACGTCAGCGATGGAGCTAGGCGCCAGTGCGGTGTTAATTAATACCGCAATTGCTCGCGCGCAAAACCCGGCAGCAATGGCTACGGCGATGAAGCATGCAGTCATGGCTGGGTACACAGCAAGACGTGCGGGGCGGATTCCGAAAAAACAATATGCGACTGAGAGCAGTCCGATCCACGGTAGGCTTTCGTAA
- a CDS encoding FAD-dependent oxidoreductase, with amino-acid sequence MEWQSSFGVEAEWWDHHLVQKKAPGLSNRITGAIYRPEEAHVYAPHYVQSLKIACERIGVQCFDHTFVQPVQDLEAGHVKAGDHVYEADQLIICSGAWAKEWEEALAIDIPIMPIRGQICAYQEPPYSLPYIVFSSQGYLVQKETGVVVAGATEDIAGFQTSVTEQGIQRLQRWAPKLKPSLQDVKPFHQWAGLRPATRDGYPLIGRVTKNPAVLLACGHYRNGILLSPVTAKLVADLLEEKSGVKERLQSFDPTRFQLNAV; translated from the coding sequence ATGGAATGGCAAAGTAGCTTTGGTGTTGAAGCAGAATGGTGGGACCATCATCTAGTGCAAAAAAAAGCGCCTGGACTTAGTAACAGAATTACCGGCGCCATTTATCGACCTGAGGAAGCGCATGTATATGCGCCACATTACGTGCAATCATTAAAGATCGCTTGTGAACGCATCGGTGTGCAATGCTTTGACCATACATTTGTTCAACCGGTGCAGGATCTTGAAGCAGGTCATGTAAAAGCCGGAGATCACGTGTATGAAGCGGATCAACTAATTATTTGTTCAGGTGCATGGGCAAAGGAATGGGAGGAAGCTTTAGCTATTGATATTCCCATTATGCCGATTCGAGGGCAAATTTGCGCCTATCAAGAGCCACCATATTCTCTGCCGTATATCGTGTTTTCAAGCCAAGGTTACCTCGTTCAAAAAGAGACAGGCGTCGTCGTCGCAGGAGCGACAGAGGATATTGCTGGATTTCAAACGAGTGTAACTGAGCAAGGCATTCAACGATTGCAACGGTGGGCACCAAAATTAAAGCCTTCTCTGCAAGATGTAAAGCCCTTCCATCAATGGGCGGGATTACGACCAGCGACGAGAGACGGTTATCCGTTGATCGGTCGTGTAACGAAGAACCCGGCCGTTTTGTTAGCTTGTGGTCATTATCGAAACGGCATATTATTATCACCGGTGACCGCTAAGCTTGTTGCTGATCTACTGGAGGAAAAATCGGGCGTCAAAGAACGACTTCAATCGTTTGACCCGACCCGTTTTCAATTAAATGCTGTATAA
- a CDS encoding DUF2759 family protein yields MILGIIIIFGIITILGVFGFFRSFSAKNFIAVAFSAATVAVFGWFSVSTLVSLIVNGPQTY; encoded by the coding sequence ATGATCTTGGGTATCATCATTATCTTTGGGATCATTACGATTCTTGGTGTCTTCGGATTCTTCCGATCGTTTTCCGCAAAGAATTTTATTGCTGTTGCTTTCTCTGCAGCAACGGTCGCTGTATTCGGATGGTTTTCCGTCAGCACGCTCGTCAGCCTTATTGTTAATGGTCCGCAAACCTATTAA
- a CDS encoding ATPase, T2SS/T4P/T4SS family, translated as MKSLRGGVIFINGMDVLMPLLREAQQMSATDVHFLLQPSSEKVQAQYRAHGTIFNGSQLSYEAYQSLLRHLKFSASLDIGEERRPQSGSYTIMVKSQPLDLRISTLPGIPLEHLTIRILSSTILPFEKLSIFPTAHQHILPLLNAPHGLFLLCGPTGAGKTTTLYALLKTIQKTTKKRIITLEDPVEQQIEGVVQLQINEAAGFHYEEGLRSVMRHDPDVIVISEIRDALTAKWVIRASMTGHLVLSTIHGSHPYSAARRFLEYGIQLLDLEESLLGILSQRLATLATANRLISRPRAAVFDLAIGQAWKRSAAGEGLAKELRKAYAYGFITENEWRRWFPSS; from the coding sequence TTGAAATCACTAAGAGGAGGTGTCATATTTATTAATGGAATGGATGTGCTTATGCCTTTACTGAGAGAGGCTCAGCAAATGTCTGCGACGGACGTCCATTTTTTGCTTCAGCCGTCGTCAGAAAAAGTACAAGCTCAGTATCGTGCTCACGGCACAATATTCAACGGTTCACAGTTGTCATACGAGGCCTATCAAAGTCTGTTACGTCACTTGAAATTTTCAGCTTCCCTTGATATCGGGGAAGAAAGGCGACCACAAAGCGGTTCATATACGATCATGGTGAAATCTCAGCCGCTTGATCTTCGTATTTCCACGCTACCCGGAATCCCCTTAGAACATTTAACGATCCGCATACTCTCTTCAACCATTCTTCCCTTTGAAAAACTATCCATCTTCCCGACAGCACATCAACACATCCTTCCTTTGTTAAACGCTCCTCATGGGCTATTTTTATTGTGTGGTCCTACTGGAGCTGGCAAGACAACAACGCTATATGCCTTGCTGAAAACCATTCAAAAAACGACAAAAAAACGTATTATTACGCTAGAGGATCCAGTCGAGCAACAAATCGAAGGCGTCGTACAATTACAAATCAATGAGGCTGCAGGCTTTCATTATGAAGAAGGGCTCAGGTCTGTGATGCGCCACGACCCAGATGTTATTGTCATCAGTGAAATTCGTGATGCTCTGACCGCGAAATGGGTCATACGTGCATCAATGACTGGTCACCTCGTCTTAAGTACAATTCATGGGAGTCATCCATATTCTGCTGCACGGCGCTTTCTTGAATACGGCATTCAATTGCTTGACTTAGAAGAAAGTCTTCTCGGTATTTTGTCACAACGACTGGCAACTTTGGCTACTGCAAACCGTCTAATAAGCCGTCCGAGAGCAGCTGTGTTCGATTTAGCAATTGGTCAAGCGTGGAAACGCTCTGCAGCTGGTGAAGGACTAGCGAAAGAATTGCGTAAAGCTTACGCTTACGGATTTATTACAGAGAATGAATGGAGGAGGTGGTTCCCTTCTTCTTAA
- the thiE gene encoding thiamine phosphate synthase, producing MQLGPVYSITGEVFHPGVSMLEVMEEALKGGANIVQLRDKHSSKPVVYEKAKQLKKLCDQYDVPFIINDYIDIALDVDATGVHLGQDDTPIEEARRQLGPGKVIGISTHGMEQALDAQARGADYIGAGPVYETNTKEDVVAPVGLEYIKALKESNLHIPFVAIGGIKLHNLQEVIEAGAASICMVSEIVGHQDPAYVVRKAHELLKTHNSISVQLNGKTTTTNVETVEALVKEIGIDPGLVVTEVDGQIIQEEDRHSVLLHDGMSIEMVQFVGGG from the coding sequence ATGCAGCTGGGACCCGTTTATTCTATTACAGGAGAAGTTTTTCATCCAGGTGTATCCATGCTTGAAGTCATGGAAGAGGCGCTCAAAGGTGGAGCTAATATTGTGCAGCTAAGAGATAAACATTCTTCTAAGCCAGTCGTTTATGAGAAAGCAAAGCAGCTAAAAAAGCTGTGTGATCAATATGATGTACCATTCATTATAAATGATTACATTGATATTGCTCTTGATGTGGATGCCACAGGGGTTCATCTCGGTCAGGACGATACACCGATTGAAGAAGCTAGAAGGCAGCTTGGTCCAGGTAAAGTGATCGGTATTTCAACTCACGGAATGGAGCAAGCTTTAGACGCACAAGCGAGAGGTGCGGATTATATTGGGGCAGGACCAGTCTACGAAACGAACACGAAAGAAGATGTTGTTGCGCCGGTAGGTCTTGAATATATTAAAGCGTTAAAAGAAAGTAATCTTCATATTCCGTTTGTTGCGATTGGTGGCATCAAGCTACACAATCTCCAAGAAGTCATCGAGGCAGGTGCAGCAAGCATTTGTATGGTGAGTGAAATCGTTGGGCATCAAGATCCCGCCTATGTCGTTCGGAAGGCGCATGAGTTGTTAAAAACGCATAACAGCATTTCGGTTCAATTGAATGGTAAAACGACAACAACGAACGTAGAAACGGTAGAAGCGCTTGTTAAAGAAATTGGCATTGACCCTGGTCTCGTTGTTACAGAAGTGGATGGGCAGATTATTCAAGAGGAAGACAGACATTCTGTTCTTCTTCACGATGGTATGTCAATAGAAATGGTTCAGTTTGTCGGAGGAGGATAA
- a CDS encoding DUF2626 domain-containing protein, giving the protein MERMYRVLGFWTAIIAIMAFLGDLKPMALIFFAQTAFFVFLSYLKLSERMYIYVFGAYLTVFFAGFTYYTTFVFQPGVH; this is encoded by the coding sequence ATGGAACGGATGTACCGCGTGCTTGGGTTTTGGACAGCAATTATTGCGATCATGGCCTTTCTTGGCGACTTAAAGCCAATGGCACTTATTTTCTTTGCCCAGACCGCCTTTTTTGTATTTTTAAGTTATCTCAAATTGTCTGAGCGCATGTATATATATGTATTCGGCGCGTACTTAACAGTGTTTTTTGCCGGATTCACATATTACACGACGTTTGTTTTCCAACCTGGCGTACATTAA